The proteins below are encoded in one region of Salmo salar chromosome ssa02, Ssal_v3.1, whole genome shotgun sequence:
- the LOC106592457 gene encoding serine/threonine-protein kinase 10 isoform X2, with the protein MALPLPSSPALDLIGNDSLQDWEVIGGGGFGQIHKARHIKWRFDVAIKLLHYDDGSSTFLLKEVKNMQKGGSPHVVRILGVYQGCPPSPSRGLSSQLGIVMELMKIGSLATLQASLSGPPPWPLAFRLAHQIALGINFLHNLPQPLLHRDLKPNNVLLDDNLNAKLTDFGLAEVSHSVLKTSREEPGKEGGTLSYMPPEAFESSYEPTRATDIYSYGILLWSIFTGKEPYYADNPHLQSSMVRFRVPMGDRPPLEAVDRDQAGGLGEMVDLMVNCWDQQPSNRPRFLDCLTVTERTYERHKQSINDVVHQVLLKLEEERMRRQEEERMRRQEEEERERQEDDRMRRQKEEEERERQKTGLAHLRIVLVGKTGAGKSATGNTILGGEGFKEDSSPESVTVQCEKQSGEVDGRKIDVIDTPGLFDTSVTIEKMKCELERCFYMSVPGPHVFLLVIRLGRFTPEEQNTVKWIQENFGEEASKYTMVLFTGGDQLRKKSVEQFVGESVNLQNLISKCGGGYHSVINDSDSSANPDQIPELLKKIEEMVTRNGGQHYTNEMYQEVQRKIEEEEERKREEERKKKEEEMKKQEEAIRKREEEVRREEEMKREEELRRIEEERQEERRKMEEERQEERRKTEEETRKMEEERQEERRKMEEERRKMEEERGKMEEERRKRSRRNWFERVLNL; encoded by the exons ATGGCGCTGCCGCTGCCCAGCAGCCCGGCACTGGACTTGATCGGTAATGACAGCCTGCAGGACTGGGAAGTGATTGGTGGAGGGGGATTTGGACAGATCCACAAGGCCAGGCATATAAAGTGGAGGTTTGATGTGGCCATCAAGTTGCTGCATTATGATGATGG CTCTAGCACTTTCCTGCTTAAGGAGGTAAAAAATATGCAGAAGGGAGGGAGCCCCCATGTGGTGAGGATTCTGGGGGTGTACCAGGGGTGCCCTCCATCTCCAAGTAGAGGCCTCTCCAGCCAGCTGGGTATTGTGATGGAGTTAATGAAGATAGGCTCACTGGCCACCCTCCAGGCCAGCCTCTCTGGCCCCCCACCCTGGCCCCTAGCCTTCCGCCTGGCCCACCAGATCGCTCTGGGAATTAACTTCCTTCACAACCTCCCTCAGCCACTTTTGCATCGCGACCTAAAGCCCAATAACGTGCTGCTGGATGACAACCTTAATGCAAAG cttacAGATTTTGGCCTTGCTGAAGTCTCCCATAGTGTTTTGAAGACGTCCAGAGAGGAGCCTGGGAAGGAAGGAGGCACTCTAAGCTACATGCCCCCTGAGGCTTTTGAATCATCGTATGAACCAACTCGAGCCACtgacatctacag TTACGGCATACTGCTGTGGTCCATCTTCACTGGAAAAGAGCCCTATTATGCAGATAACCCTC ATCTCCAGTCCAGTATGGTGAGGTTCCGGGTCCCCATGGGCGACAGGCCTCCTCTGGAGGCAGTGGACAGGGACCAGGCTGGTGGGCTGGGGGAGATGGTGGACCTCATGGTGAATTGCTGGGACCAACAGCCTTCGAATAGACCCCGTTTCCTGG ATTGCCTCACTGTGACAGAGAGAACATATGAGAGGCACAAGCAATCAATAAACGACGTTGTCCATCAAGTGCTCCTTAAACTG gaggaggagaggatgaggagacaggaggaggagaggatgaggagacaggaggaagaggagagagagagacaggaggatgaCAGGATGAGGagacagaaggaggaggaggagagagagagacaga AAACTGGTCTAGCTCATCTGAGGATAGTTCTGGTGGGGAAGACTGGAGCAGGGAAGAGCGCAACAGGAAATACCATCCTGGGTGGGGAGGGGTTTAAAGAAGACTCCTCCCCTGAGTCTGTGACTGTTCAGTGTGAGAAACAGAGTGGAGAGGTGGATGGAAGGAAGATTGATGTGATTGACACGCCAGGACTCTTTGACACATCAGTGACAATAGAGAAAATGAAATGTGAACTAGAACGTTGCTTCTATATGTCAGTCCCAGGACCCCATGTGTTCCTGCTGGTGATCAGACTGGGGAGGTTCACACCCGAAGAGCAGAACACTGTGAAGTGGATCCAGGAGAACTTTGGAGAAGAAGCCTCAAAGTACACCATGGTGCTGTTCACTGGAGGAGACCAGCTGAGAAAAAAATCTGTTGAGCAGTTTGTAGGAGAAAGTGTTAACCTCCAGAATCTCATCAGCAAATGTGGAGGTGGATATCACTCTGTCATCAATGACAGTGACAGTAGCGCCAACCCTGACCAAATCCCAGAGCTGCTGAAGAAGATAGAGGAGATGGTGACGAGGAATGGAGGACAACACTACACCAACGAGATGTACCAGGAGGTCCAGAGGAAGatcgaagaggaggaggagaggaagagagaggaagagaggaagaaaaaaGAGGAAGAAATGAAGAAACAAGAGGAGGCGATCAGGAAACgggaagaggaggtgaggagagaggaggaaatgaaaagagaggaggagttgaggaggatagaagaggagagacaggaggagaggaggaagatggaagaggagagacaggaggagaggaggaagactgAAGAGGAGACGAGgaagatggaagaggagagacaggaggagaggaggaagatggaagaggagaggaggaagatggaagaggagagggggaagatggaagaggagaggaggaagaggagcaggagaaATTGGTTCGAGCGGGTTTTAAACCTTTAA
- the LOC106592457 gene encoding serine/threonine-protein kinase 10 isoform X1 — protein sequence MQMALPLPSSPALDLIGNDSLQDWEVIGGGGFGQIHKARHIKWRFDVAIKLLHYDDGSSTFLLKEVKNMQKGGSPHVVRILGVYQGCPPSPSRGLSSQLGIVMELMKIGSLATLQASLSGPPPWPLAFRLAHQIALGINFLHNLPQPLLHRDLKPNNVLLDDNLNAKLTDFGLAEVSHSVLKTSREEPGKEGGTLSYMPPEAFESSYEPTRATDIYSYGILLWSIFTGKEPYYADNPHLQSSMVRFRVPMGDRPPLEAVDRDQAGGLGEMVDLMVNCWDQQPSNRPRFLDCLTVTERTYERHKQSINDVVHQVLLKLEEERMRRQEEERMRRQEEEERERQEDDRMRRQKEEEERERQKTGLAHLRIVLVGKTGAGKSATGNTILGGEGFKEDSSPESVTVQCEKQSGEVDGRKIDVIDTPGLFDTSVTIEKMKCELERCFYMSVPGPHVFLLVIRLGRFTPEEQNTVKWIQENFGEEASKYTMVLFTGGDQLRKKSVEQFVGESVNLQNLISKCGGGYHSVINDSDSSANPDQIPELLKKIEEMVTRNGGQHYTNEMYQEVQRKIEEEEERKREEERKKKEEEMKKQEEAIRKREEEVRREEEMKREEELRRIEEERQEERRKMEEERQEERRKTEEETRKMEEERQEERRKMEEERRKMEEERGKMEEERRKRSRRNWFERVLNL from the exons ATGCAG ATGGCGCTGCCGCTGCCCAGCAGCCCGGCACTGGACTTGATCGGTAATGACAGCCTGCAGGACTGGGAAGTGATTGGTGGAGGGGGATTTGGACAGATCCACAAGGCCAGGCATATAAAGTGGAGGTTTGATGTGGCCATCAAGTTGCTGCATTATGATGATGG CTCTAGCACTTTCCTGCTTAAGGAGGTAAAAAATATGCAGAAGGGAGGGAGCCCCCATGTGGTGAGGATTCTGGGGGTGTACCAGGGGTGCCCTCCATCTCCAAGTAGAGGCCTCTCCAGCCAGCTGGGTATTGTGATGGAGTTAATGAAGATAGGCTCACTGGCCACCCTCCAGGCCAGCCTCTCTGGCCCCCCACCCTGGCCCCTAGCCTTCCGCCTGGCCCACCAGATCGCTCTGGGAATTAACTTCCTTCACAACCTCCCTCAGCCACTTTTGCATCGCGACCTAAAGCCCAATAACGTGCTGCTGGATGACAACCTTAATGCAAAG cttacAGATTTTGGCCTTGCTGAAGTCTCCCATAGTGTTTTGAAGACGTCCAGAGAGGAGCCTGGGAAGGAAGGAGGCACTCTAAGCTACATGCCCCCTGAGGCTTTTGAATCATCGTATGAACCAACTCGAGCCACtgacatctacag TTACGGCATACTGCTGTGGTCCATCTTCACTGGAAAAGAGCCCTATTATGCAGATAACCCTC ATCTCCAGTCCAGTATGGTGAGGTTCCGGGTCCCCATGGGCGACAGGCCTCCTCTGGAGGCAGTGGACAGGGACCAGGCTGGTGGGCTGGGGGAGATGGTGGACCTCATGGTGAATTGCTGGGACCAACAGCCTTCGAATAGACCCCGTTTCCTGG ATTGCCTCACTGTGACAGAGAGAACATATGAGAGGCACAAGCAATCAATAAACGACGTTGTCCATCAAGTGCTCCTTAAACTG gaggaggagaggatgaggagacaggaggaggagaggatgaggagacaggaggaagaggagagagagagacaggaggatgaCAGGATGAGGagacagaaggaggaggaggagagagagagacaga AAACTGGTCTAGCTCATCTGAGGATAGTTCTGGTGGGGAAGACTGGAGCAGGGAAGAGCGCAACAGGAAATACCATCCTGGGTGGGGAGGGGTTTAAAGAAGACTCCTCCCCTGAGTCTGTGACTGTTCAGTGTGAGAAACAGAGTGGAGAGGTGGATGGAAGGAAGATTGATGTGATTGACACGCCAGGACTCTTTGACACATCAGTGACAATAGAGAAAATGAAATGTGAACTAGAACGTTGCTTCTATATGTCAGTCCCAGGACCCCATGTGTTCCTGCTGGTGATCAGACTGGGGAGGTTCACACCCGAAGAGCAGAACACTGTGAAGTGGATCCAGGAGAACTTTGGAGAAGAAGCCTCAAAGTACACCATGGTGCTGTTCACTGGAGGAGACCAGCTGAGAAAAAAATCTGTTGAGCAGTTTGTAGGAGAAAGTGTTAACCTCCAGAATCTCATCAGCAAATGTGGAGGTGGATATCACTCTGTCATCAATGACAGTGACAGTAGCGCCAACCCTGACCAAATCCCAGAGCTGCTGAAGAAGATAGAGGAGATGGTGACGAGGAATGGAGGACAACACTACACCAACGAGATGTACCAGGAGGTCCAGAGGAAGatcgaagaggaggaggagaggaagagagaggaagagaggaagaaaaaaGAGGAAGAAATGAAGAAACAAGAGGAGGCGATCAGGAAACgggaagaggaggtgaggagagaggaggaaatgaaaagagaggaggagttgaggaggatagaagaggagagacaggaggagaggaggaagatggaagaggagagacaggaggagaggaggaagactgAAGAGGAGACGAGgaagatggaagaggagagacaggaggagaggaggaagatggaagaggagaggaggaagatggaagaggagagggggaagatggaagaggagaggaggaagaggagcaggagaaATTGGTTCGAGCGGGTTTTAAACCTTTAA